The window GCGGTGCACGAGGATCGTCGAGATCTGCTTGCGCCGGCCCTCCACCCGCTCCGCCTCCAGGTGTACACCGCGGACCACTACCGATGATCCCGCGAGCGGCACCTTGCCCAGCACCTTGGCGAGCAGGCCACCGGCGGTGTCCACGTCGTCGTCGTCCAGGCGCAGGTCGAACAGGTCGCCGAGCTCGTCGACCGGCAGGCGGGCCGGTACCCGCAGGACGCCCCCGCCCAGGTCCTCGACCTCCTGGACCGGCACGGTGTCGTGCTCGTCGGTGAGCTCGCCGACCACCTCCTCCAGGACGTCCTCGATGGTCACCAGGCCCGCGACGCCACCGTACTCGTCGACGACGAGCGCGATGTGGCTGGCCGAGGCCTGCATCTCACGCAGCAGGTCGTCGATCGGCTTGGACTCGGGCACGAAGACCGCGTCGCGGGCCACGTCGGAGGCGGGCCGTCGCGACGGCTCGCGCGCGCCACGCGCGCCGTCGTCCACGGGCCAGACCACCGCTGCCACGACGTCCTTGAGGTAGGCGACGCCGACGACGTCGTCCACCGACTCCCCGACCACGGGCACGCGGGAGAAACCGGAGCGCAGGAACAGCCGCAGGACCCGGTCGAGCGAGGTATCAGCATGCACGGTCACCATGTCGGTGCGCGGCACCATGACCTCGCGCGTGATGGTGCCGCCCAGCTCGATCACCGAGCGGATGAGCTCCCGGTCGGACTCCTCGAAGGCACTGCTCTCCCCCACCCGGTCCGCGATGTCGCGCAGCTCGGCCTCCGTGGGCGGCGACGGGTCGTAGCTCGGCACCGACAGCCGCGTGAGCCACGCAACCGCGCGCGAGACGCCGGACAGCGGGCCGACCAGCGCGAGCAGCACCGCCACCGGGTTGCGGAAGCCGAGCGCACGCGGCGACACCCGCACGAAGACGACCCCGACGACAACACCCACCACCAGCGCGATCAGCATGACCGGCAGCTCGTTGGGCACCCCCTCGCCCGGGAACACCTGCTGGACCAGCAGCGTCCCGGCCGCGATGGCGACCACCTCGGCGACAACACGCACCAGCGCGAACGAGGCCACGGTCGCCGTCGGATCAACCCCGAGCGCCTGGGCGCGGCGAATGCGGGCGGCACGCTCCGGATCCGGCGTCCGGCCCAGCTCGGCCTCCGCGAGCGCCTCCGTGAGGGAGGCGCGGGTGACGCGCAGGAGGGCGGCCTCGCCGGCCGAGAGCATGCCCGCCAGGGCCAGGCCGACCAGCACGAACAGGGTCAGCAGCAGGACGACCACGTCGGTCACCGGGTGGCGAGGAAGGTCAGGAGGAGCTTGCGCTGGAGCGTGAACATCTCCTTCTCCTCCTCCGGCTCGGCGTGGTCGTAGCCGAGCAGGTGCAGGATCCCGTGCGTCGTCAGGAGCAGGAGCTCCTCGGTGGTGGAGTGACCGGCGGCCTTGGCCTGGGTGACCGCGACCTCCGGGCACAGCACGATGTCGCCGAGCGTGCCGGCGGGGGTGACCTCGCCGTCCCGCCCGGGACGTAGCTCGTCCATCGGGAAGGAGAGGACGTCGGTCGGGCCGGGCTCGTCCATCCACTGCACGTGCAGGTCGGTCATGACGGTGGTGTCGACCAGGATGATCGACAGCTCCGACTGCGGGTGCACCCGCATGGCGTCGAGCACGTAGCGGCCGAGCGCGGCGAACTCCGCCTCGTCGACCTCGAACCCCGACTCGTTGTTGACCTCGATGCTCACCGGCGCTGCCTCTTGTTGCTTCCTGGACGATGGTCCTGCGGCTGGCGTCCCGGACGGCGGTCGTCCGAGAGCACGTCCCAGCGTGCGTAGGCATCGATGATGTCGCTCACGAGCCGGTGGCGCACGACGTCGGAGGAAGTGAGGCGGCAGAACTCGACGTCGTCGACACCCAGCAGGATGTCCTCGACGACGCGCAGGCCGGACGTGGTGCTGCCGGGCAGGTCGACCTGCGTGGCGTCACCAGTGATCACCATCCTGGAGCCGAAGCCCAGGCGGGTCAGGAACATCTTCATCTGCTCGGTGGAGGTGTTCTGCGCCTCGTCCAGCACGATGAAGGAGTCGTTCAGGCTCCTGCCCCGCATGTAGGCCAGGGGCGCCACCTCGATGGTGCCCGCCTCGATGAGCTTGGGCACCTGCTCGGGGTCGACCATGTCGTGCAGCGCGTCGTAGAGCGGCCGCAGGTACGGGTCGATCTTCTCGGACAGCGTGCCGGGCAGGAACCCGAGGCGCTCCCCGGCCTCGACGGCGGGGCGCGTCAGGATGATCCGGTTGACCTGCTTGGCCTGCAGCGCCTGCACGGCCTTGGCCATGGCGAGGTACGTCTTGCCGGTGCCGGCCGGGCCGATGCCGAACGTGATGGTGTTCGTGTCGATCGCGTCCACGTAGGCCTTCTGGCCGACCGTCTTGGGCCGGATGGTGCGGCCCCGGCTGGACAGGATGTTGAACGTGAGGACCTCGGCGGGGCGCGAGGCCGATGCTGAGCTCAGCATCGCCACCGAGCGCTTCACGACCTCGGGAGTGAGCTGGGTGCCCGCCGCCGCGACCTCGATCAGCTCGTCGAGCAGCTGTGTGACCAGGGCGACGTCGCCTGCCGGTCCGTTCACCACTATCTCGTTGCCACGAGCATGGACGTCGACGCCGGGGAAGCCCTCTTCGACGGCTCGCAGCACCGAGTCCCGGCTCCCGAGGAGCGCGACCGTCGGGATGTGGGCCGGAACGACGATCTTGTGCTCTATCCGGGTCTGGGACTGAGTGCTGGGCGTAGTTGTCATGAGCCGGCCTCGCGGGCCGATCCGCTCCTTAGTGCGGTAGGGATGACGACGCCCCCATCCTATCGACCTGCCCGGGTGACGCCACGGACTTTCCACAGACCGCCGCCGGAGGGTCGTGCCGGTCACGCGAAGCCGGGCAGCTCCCCGCCCGCGAGCAGGTGCGCGTGCACGTGGAACACCGTCTGGCCGGCCTTGGGCCCGGTGTTGAAGATCAGCCGGTACTGGCCGTCCGCGAGGTCGCTCGCGACGCCGTCGGCGAGCGCGACCACGTTCGCGAGGCCGGCGGGGTCGGACGCTGCGAACGCTGGCACGTCCGGGTAGTGCTCCTTCGGTACCACGAGCACGTGCACGGGCGCCTTGGGGGCGATGTCCCGGAAGGCGACAGCGGTGTCCGACGACGCCACGACGTCAGCGGGGATGTCGCCCGCCACGATCTTGCAGAAGAGGCAGTCAGGGCTGTCAGTGCTCGTCATGGTCCGCAGGCTACCGGGGCTGTCCGGGCGAGGCTCGCGCAGGTCGCCCGGCCGACCCCGGTGCGCTTCGCGAGGTTTTTCCAGAATGTTACGAACTTGGAAATGCCCGGGTGAAGGTGATGTGGGAGAGTTTGCGACGTTCGATGGAGATTGGCGTTCTGCAACACGGTTTCGTGGTCGCCCCCCACGCAGGTCTCGTCGTCGCCCCTCACACCACATACATAGCAGTCACCTGGAGGTTCGCGTGGGTTGGTTCATCGCCCAATCGCTCGCATTCATCATCATCGCGGCCCTGATCGGCCTCGCGATCGGCATCTGGATCGGCTGGCTCGTCTGGGGCCGACGGTCCAGGGGCAAGCACGCCACGGAGAAGGCCGAGGCCGCCCGCCTGGCCGCCGAGTCTGGTTCCGCCACCAAGAAGGCGACAAAGGCCAAGGGCAAGGGCAAGGGCAGCGTCGCGGAGAAGGCCGGCGAGGCGGAGAAGGCCGACGCCGAGCCAGTTCCCGCCGCCGTCGCGACGGGTGCCGCCGTGGCAGCCGCCGGCAGCGACGGGTCCGACGAGACGGACACCCCGACTACGGTCGGCACCGACACCGCTGCTTCTGACGCCGACGCCGCATCCGACGACACCGCTGACAGCGAGGCCGAGGTCGAGGCCGCCAAGTCCGCCGTCGTCGCCGAGGCTGAGGCCGTCGCGCGCAAGGCCGCCGAGGCGCGCGCCGCCAAGGCTGACGCCAAGGACGGTGCCAAGGACGAAGCAGGCACCAAGGCCGAGGCCGAGGCCGCCGTCGCGGCCGCCGCTGTCGAGGCTCCTGCTGTCGAGGCTCCTGCTGTCGAGACGCCCGCCGAGACGCCCGCCGCCGAGACCCCGGACGACCTGCGTCGCATCGAGGGCATCGGACCGAAGATCGCGTCCGCCCTGGTGGCCGCCGGTTACCCGACCTACGCCAAGATCGCCGCCGCGTCCGAGGACGAGCTGCGCGAGGCCGTCGCGGGCCAGGGCATCAAGTTCGCGCCCGCGGCCGCCAGCTGGGCCGACCAGGCCAAGTACCTGGCCGACGGCGACGAGGCCGGCCTGCAGGAGTTCCAGGACTACCTCGTCGGGGGCCAGGAGCGCCGCGCGAAGTTCAACGAGAACGTGGACTACACCGACGTCGACGAGATCGCGGACGCCGACGCCAAGGCCGCGGCCCTCGCCGCGGACGAGGCGGAGGCCGTCGCGGCCGAGCCGGAGCCGGAACCCGAGCCCGAGCCCGAGCCCCAGGATCTGCGCCGCATCGAGGGCATCGGCCCCAAGATCGAGGCGACGCTCCAGGCCGCCGGCTACACGACGTACGCCAAGGTCGCCGCTGCCTCGGAGGCCGAGCTGCGCGAGGCGCTCGCCACGGGCGGCATCAAGTTCGCGCCCGCGGCCGCGAGCTGGGGCGAGCAGGCGCAGCTCCTGGCGGACGGTGACGAGAGCGGCCTGCAGGAGTTCCAGGACTACCTGATCGGCGGGCAGGACCGCGCCTCGAAGTTCAAGGAGAGCGTCGACTACACCGACGTCGACGAGATCGCGGACGCCGACGCCAAGGCCGCCGCCCTCGCCGCGGACGAGGCGAAGGCCGCAGCGGCCGAGGGTGACGCCGGGGCCACCGGGGCTACCGGGTCCGAGGTGAAGGCATGAACCTGAAGCCGGTCCTGCCCCCGGTGATCGTCCTGGTCCTCGGGCTGGGCGTGCTGTCGGCCGTGCAG is drawn from Promicromonospora sp. Populi and contains these coding sequences:
- a CDS encoding hemolysin family protein is translated as MTDVVVLLLTLFVLVGLALAGMLSAGEAALLRVTRASLTEALAEAELGRTPDPERAARIRRAQALGVDPTATVASFALVRVVAEVVAIAAGTLLVQQVFPGEGVPNELPVMLIALVVGVVVGVVFVRVSPRALGFRNPVAVLLALVGPLSGVSRAVAWLTRLSVPSYDPSPPTEAELRDIADRVGESSAFEESDRELIRSVIELGGTITREVMVPRTDMVTVHADTSLDRVLRLFLRSGFSRVPVVGESVDDVVGVAYLKDVVAAVVWPVDDGARGAREPSRRPASDVARDAVFVPESKPIDDLLREMQASASHIALVVDEYGGVAGLVTIEDVLEEVVGELTDEHDTVPVQEVEDLGGGVLRVPARLPVDELGDLFDLRLDDDDVDTAGGLLAKVLGKVPLAGSSVVVRGVHLEAERVEGRRKQISTILVHRTEPAAEPDDSNGGLDQHDHRDQKRDQKEVTS
- a CDS encoding histidine triad nucleotide-binding protein; its protein translation is MTSTDSPDCLFCKIVAGDIPADVVASSDTAVAFRDIAPKAPVHVLVVPKEHYPDVPAFAASDPAGLANVVALADGVASDLADGQYRLIFNTGPKAGQTVFHVHAHLLAGGELPGFA
- the ybeY gene encoding rRNA maturation RNase YbeY translates to MSIEVNNESGFEVDEAEFAALGRYVLDAMRVHPQSELSIILVDTTVMTDLHVQWMDEPGPTDVLSFPMDELRPGRDGEVTPAGTLGDIVLCPEVAVTQAKAAGHSTTEELLLLTTHGILHLLGYDHAEPEEEKEMFTLQRKLLLTFLATR
- a CDS encoding PhoH family protein; amino-acid sequence: MTTTPSTQSQTRIEHKIVVPAHIPTVALLGSRDSVLRAVEEGFPGVDVHARGNEIVVNGPAGDVALVTQLLDELIEVAAAGTQLTPEVVKRSVAMLSSASASRPAEVLTFNILSSRGRTIRPKTVGQKAYVDAIDTNTITFGIGPAGTGKTYLAMAKAVQALQAKQVNRIILTRPAVEAGERLGFLPGTLSEKIDPYLRPLYDALHDMVDPEQVPKLIEAGTIEVAPLAYMRGRSLNDSFIVLDEAQNTSTEQMKMFLTRLGFGSRMVITGDATQVDLPGSTTSGLRVVEDILLGVDDVEFCRLTSSDVVRHRLVSDIIDAYARWDVLSDDRRPGRQPQDHRPGSNKRQRR
- a CDS encoding helix-hairpin-helix domain-containing protein yields the protein MGWFIAQSLAFIIIAALIGLAIGIWIGWLVWGRRSRGKHATEKAEAARLAAESGSATKKATKAKGKGKGSVAEKAGEAEKADAEPVPAAVATGAAVAAAGSDGSDETDTPTTVGTDTAASDADAASDDTADSEAEVEAAKSAVVAEAEAVARKAAEARAAKADAKDGAKDEAGTKAEAEAAVAAAAVEAPAVEAPAVETPAETPAAETPDDLRRIEGIGPKIASALVAAGYPTYAKIAAASEDELREAVAGQGIKFAPAAASWADQAKYLADGDEAGLQEFQDYLVGGQERRAKFNENVDYTDVDEIADADAKAAALAADEAEAVAAEPEPEPEPEPEPQDLRRIEGIGPKIEATLQAAGYTTYAKVAAASEAELREALATGGIKFAPAAASWGEQAQLLADGDESGLQEFQDYLIGGQDRASKFKESVDYTDVDEIADADAKAAALAADEAKAAAAEGDAGATGATGSEVKA